A DNA window from Nitrospinota bacterium contains the following coding sequences:
- the hisD gene encoding histidinol dehydrogenase → MELFSSDVIKVVDDIVADVRAEGDEALVRYTEQFDGLRLSLEEIRVPPSAFKEAARRVGRSTLRALRVAADRIEAYHRRQVEDGWSYDEDGEISLGLLVRPLHRVGLYVPGGKAAYPSTVLMSAIPARVAGVEELAMCVPSQTKRPKPVVLAAALVAGIEEVYRVGGAQAIAALAYGTETIPRVDKIVGPGNVYVAAAKRAVYGLVDIDMLAGPSEIVVVADESAEADFVAADLLSQLEHDELAVAVLVTTSEALASDVKREVAAQKRRLKRKRIIGAALKGLSAIFVVESLLEATEVANAVAPEHLELAVKEPLKLLPLISNAGAVFLGNYTPEAVGDYLAGPSHVLPTGGTARFSSPLGVYDFIKRSSVISTSREALKKLAKTTIALAELEGLDAHAEAVRLRLRRRRRKK, encoded by the coding sequence ATGGAGCTATTCAGCTCCGATGTCATTAAGGTCGTCGACGACATCGTGGCCGATGTACGCGCCGAGGGTGATGAGGCCCTGGTGCGCTACACGGAGCAGTTCGATGGGCTGCGGCTCTCCCTGGAGGAGATTCGCGTGCCTCCATCGGCTTTCAAAGAGGCCGCCCGGCGGGTCGGGCGCTCCACCTTGCGGGCCCTGAGGGTCGCCGCCGATCGAATCGAAGCCTACCACCGGCGTCAGGTGGAAGACGGATGGTCCTACGATGAAGATGGGGAGATCTCCCTGGGGCTCCTGGTTCGGCCCCTCCACCGGGTGGGGCTATATGTGCCGGGGGGAAAGGCCGCCTACCCATCAACGGTGCTTATGAGCGCCATCCCCGCCCGAGTGGCCGGGGTGGAAGAGCTCGCCATGTGTGTGCCCTCGCAGACGAAGCGTCCGAAGCCCGTGGTCCTGGCGGCGGCCCTGGTGGCTGGCATTGAGGAGGTCTACCGGGTGGGAGGCGCCCAGGCCATCGCCGCCTTAGCCTACGGGACGGAGACGATCCCACGGGTGGATAAAATCGTCGGTCCGGGCAATGTCTACGTGGCGGCCGCCAAGCGGGCCGTCTACGGGCTGGTGGATATCGACATGCTGGCTGGGCCGAGCGAAATCGTCGTGGTTGCCGACGAGTCGGCGGAGGCAGACTTCGTCGCCGCCGATCTCCTCTCCCAGCTTGAGCATGACGAGCTGGCGGTGGCGGTCCTAGTCACCACGTCGGAGGCCCTGGCGAGCGATGTTAAGCGGGAGGTGGCGGCGCAGAAGCGCCGGCTTAAGAGAAAGCGAATTATCGGGGCGGCCCTTAAGGGCCTATCGGCCATCTTCGTCGTGGAGAGCCTCCTTGAGGCGACGGAGGTGGCAAACGCCGTGGCGCCGGAGCACCTGGAGCTTGCGGTGAAGGAGCCATTAAAGCTTCTGCCCCTCATCTCGAACGCAGGGGCCGTCTTCCTGGGCAACTACACGCCCGAGGCGGTCGGGGATTATCTGGCCGGCCCAAGCCACGTGCTCCCGACGGGCGGCACGGCCCGATTCTCTTCACCTCTGGGGGTCTACGATTTCATCAAGCGCTCTAGCGTCATCTCCACATCACGGGAGGCGCTCAAGAAGCTGGCCAAGACGACCATAGCCTTGGCAGAGCTCGAGGGGCTCGACGCGCACGCGGAGGCCGTACGCCTGCGGCTGAGGCGCCGCAGACGAAAGAAATGA
- the prmC gene encoding peptide chain release factor N(5)-glutamine methyltransferase, producing the protein MTFELGELLAESRHALREAAIASASLDAELICCHAQGWDRAQLWAHPEESVAPDVVERCRAMVKRRVDREPLAYILGVKEFWSLEFRVTPAVFIPRPETETLVGAVLDHLDVETTGLLIEVGTGSGCVAAALGTERPGLRVVTTDISPDAIAAARENFVRHGLGERIQCLVCDVALAIAPDQPVLGVVSNPPYVPRSFLYDQVDEEIRYEPPEALDGGPTGLELVRVVVEQSAAILRPGAFLAIEVGPEQMAEVGVMLAEGPWDHIEFVEDLQGVPRVVMADRMEA; encoded by the coding sequence ATGACATTTGAGCTAGGCGAGTTATTGGCGGAATCCCGCCACGCCCTGCGAGAGGCGGCGATCGCCTCGGCCTCACTCGATGCCGAACTCATTTGCTGCCATGCCCAGGGATGGGACCGAGCGCAGCTGTGGGCCCATCCCGAGGAGAGTGTTGCTCCAGATGTGGTCGAGCGGTGTCGCGCGATGGTAAAGCGCCGCGTGGACCGGGAACCCCTCGCCTATATTTTGGGGGTCAAAGAGTTCTGGTCGTTGGAGTTTCGGGTCACCCCGGCGGTCTTCATCCCTCGCCCTGAGACCGAGACGCTGGTCGGGGCCGTCCTCGATCATCTGGATGTGGAGACGACAGGCCTCCTGATCGAGGTTGGCACCGGCAGTGGCTGTGTCGCCGCGGCTCTCGGCACCGAGCGGCCCGGCCTACGAGTCGTGACCACGGATATATCGCCCGATGCCATCGCTGCTGCACGAGAGAATTTTGTCCGTCACGGCTTGGGTGAGCGGATTCAATGCCTTGTATGCGATGTGGCCCTTGCCATAGCCCCGGACCAACCCGTCCTTGGGGTCGTGAGCAACCCGCCTTATGTGCCTCGGTCCTTCCTTTATGACCAGGTGGATGAGGAAATTCGCTACGAGCCGCCTGAGGCCCTCGACGGCGGGCCCACAGGACTGGAGCTTGTACGAGTCGTCGTCGAGCAATCGGCGGCCATCTTGCGGCCCGGCGCCTTTCTTGCGATAGAGGTCGGCCCTGAACAGATGGCGGAGGTGGGCGTCATGTTGGCCGAGGGGCCGTGGGATCATATTGAGTTCGTCGAGGACCTCCAGGGGGTGCCACGGGTGGTGATGGCCGACCGGATGGAGGCTTGA
- the rho gene encoding transcription termination factor Rho, whose translation METQQATMNIEELKTKTITELLGISKQFSIEGASSLRKQDLIFKILEAQTEMDGLIFGEGVLEILPDGFGFLRAPTYNYLPGPDDIYVSPSQIRRFDLRTGDTISGQIRPPKDGERYFALLKVEAINYEDPESAKEKILFDNLTPLYPDGRISLERGNGDMSSRVMDLLTPIGMGQRGLIVSPPRAGKTMLLQSIAHSITTNHPEVILIVLLIDERPEEVTDMQRSVEGEVISSTFDEPATRHVQVADMVLEKAKRLVEHKRDVVILLDSITRLARAHNTVVPPSGKVLSGGVDSNALQKPKRFFGAARNIEEGGSLTIIATALVDTGSRMDEVIFEEFKGTGNMEIILDRKLADRRVFPAIDINRSGTRKEELLLEDWELNRVWVLRKVLDPLGPVESMEFLLDKMHEAESNKDFLESMNI comes from the coding sequence ATGGAGACTCAACAGGCCACAATGAATATCGAGGAGCTGAAGACTAAGACCATTACAGAACTGCTGGGCATCTCGAAGCAGTTCAGTATCGAAGGCGCATCGAGTCTTCGAAAGCAAGACCTCATCTTCAAGATTCTGGAGGCCCAGACCGAGATGGACGGCCTCATCTTTGGCGAGGGCGTGCTCGAGATTCTGCCCGACGGGTTTGGCTTCCTGAGGGCGCCCACTTACAACTATCTGCCCGGGCCTGACGACATCTACGTCTCCCCGAGCCAGATTCGCCGCTTTGACCTCCGTACGGGCGATACCATCTCCGGTCAGATTCGCCCCCCCAAGGATGGGGAACGATACTTCGCCCTACTGAAGGTCGAAGCGATCAATTACGAAGATCCCGAGTCGGCCAAGGAGAAGATTCTCTTTGACAACCTGACACCTCTTTACCCAGATGGACGCATCAGCCTCGAGCGGGGCAACGGCGACATGTCGAGTAGGGTGATGGACCTCCTCACCCCAATCGGAATGGGGCAACGGGGGCTCATCGTCTCACCGCCCCGGGCGGGCAAGACCATGCTGCTTCAGTCCATCGCCCACTCAATTACCACCAACCACCCGGAGGTCATTCTCATCGTGCTGCTCATCGACGAGCGGCCCGAAGAGGTCACCGATATGCAACGCTCCGTCGAGGGCGAGGTCATAAGCTCGACCTTTGACGAGCCTGCCACGCGCCACGTACAGGTTGCGGACATGGTGCTGGAGAAGGCCAAGCGGTTGGTGGAGCATAAAAGAGATGTGGTCATCCTCCTGGACAGCATCACCCGCCTGGCCCGAGCCCACAACACAGTCGTGCCGCCCAGCGGCAAGGTCCTCTCTGGCGGTGTCGACAGCAATGCGCTACAGAAGCCCAAGCGCTTCTTCGGCGCGGCCCGAAATATCGAAGAGGGTGGAAGCCTCACCATCATCGCCACGGCCCTCGTTGACACCGGCTCGCGCATGGACGAGGTGATCTTCGAGGAGTTTAAAGGGACGGGAAATATGGAGATTATCCTCGACCGGAAGCTGGCCGACCGGCGTGTCTTCCCGGCGATTGACATCAATCGATCGGGGACCCGTAAGGAAGAACTGTTGCTGGAGGACTGGGAGTTAAACCGCGTCTGGGTGCTCCGCAAGGTCCTCGACCCCTTGGGACCGGTGGAGTCAATGGAGTTTTTGCTCGACAAGATGCATGAGGCTGAGAGCAATAAAGACTTCCTCGAGAGCATGAACATCTAG
- the murA gene encoding UDP-N-acetylglucosamine 1-carboxyvinyltransferase: MDKIVIEGGVALEGVARASGSKNAVLPLMASALLTDEPCRISNVPSLRDVETFLTLLERMGVEGAFDRETGFLTLRAGEAIATEAPYELVKTMRASVLVLGPLVARWGVARVSLPGGCAIGERPIDQHLKGMEALGATIALDRGYIVARADRLAGAEIIFDLVTVTGTMNVLMAATLARGTTVLENAAREPEVANLAQALNNMGARIEGAGGGTIVIEGVDSLRGVEHAVIADRIETGTLLAAGAVTGGRVMVEGCIPEHLEAVTLKLQEAGASVEKGKDWVRLEGPARLNPFILETAPYPGFPTDMQAQLMALATLADGTSFITENIFENRMLHVAELRRMGADITLRGNTAIVRGVDRLSAAPLMASDLRASAALVLAGLTVKGRTEVSRVYHLDRGYERLEEKLQAFGAAVRREPA; encoded by the coding sequence GTGGATAAGATTGTCATTGAGGGCGGCGTGGCCCTTGAGGGCGTGGCCCGGGCCAGCGGATCGAAGAACGCGGTCCTTCCCCTCATGGCCTCAGCGCTCCTTACTGACGAACCCTGCCGCATATCCAACGTCCCCAGCCTTCGCGATGTCGAGACGTTTCTAACCCTCCTAGAGCGAATGGGCGTGGAGGGCGCCTTCGACCGCGAGACAGGCTTTCTCACCCTCCGTGCCGGAGAGGCGATCGCCACCGAGGCGCCCTACGAGCTCGTCAAGACCATGCGCGCCAGCGTCTTGGTGTTGGGGCCGCTCGTTGCTCGCTGGGGCGTGGCGCGGGTCAGCCTGCCCGGTGGGTGCGCGATCGGTGAGCGACCCATCGACCAACACCTCAAAGGAATGGAGGCGCTAGGGGCCACCATTGCCCTCGATCGAGGTTACATCGTCGCCCGGGCCGACCGGCTCGCCGGAGCCGAGATTATCTTCGACCTGGTCACCGTGACGGGGACCATGAACGTGCTGATGGCGGCAACCCTTGCAAGGGGCACCACGGTGCTGGAAAACGCTGCTCGGGAGCCCGAGGTCGCCAATCTAGCCCAGGCGCTCAACAACATGGGGGCTCGCATCGAGGGCGCCGGCGGCGGCACCATTGTCATCGAAGGGGTTGATAGCCTCCGTGGGGTGGAACATGCGGTCATCGCCGATCGGATTGAGACCGGCACCTTGCTGGCGGCAGGAGCCGTCACCGGCGGCCGAGTGATGGTTGAGGGCTGCATCCCCGAGCACCTCGAGGCCGTCACTCTGAAGCTGCAAGAGGCCGGGGCTTCTGTGGAGAAGGGGAAGGATTGGGTTCGTCTAGAGGGTCCGGCGCGTCTCAACCCCTTTATCTTGGAGACCGCTCCCTACCCAGGTTTCCCTACGGACATGCAGGCGCAACTTATGGCCCTGGCGACCCTGGCAGACGGCACCAGCTTCATCACGGAGAACATCTTTGAGAACCGTATGTTGCACGTCGCGGAGCTTCGCCGCATGGGGGCCGACATCACGCTAAGGGGCAACACGGCTATAGTCCGTGGCGTGGACCGGCTATCTGCCGCACCCCTCATGGCTTCGGATCTAAGGGCCTCGGCCGCGCTCGTCCTGGCGGGTCTGACGGTCAAGGGGCGAACCGAGGTCTCCCGAGTCTACCATCTCGATCGAGGCTACGAGCGGTTGGAGGAGAAGCTCCAGGCCTTTGGGGCGGCCGTTCGGCGGGAGCCGGCGTAA
- the rpmE gene encoding 50S ribosomal protein L31, with product MKTGIHPEYSEATITCACGEIIHTRSTQAATRIEICSKCHPFFTGKQKIVDTAGRVERFEKKYGEVSEELDRQREEDRQARIEAAKERAQLQGAEREERKQRLAERQRRKEERAAVIRSSKEEAAQADTEAAEPPTAEGPAPDEAKEEAAQADTEAAEPPTAEGPAPDEAQEGKTEEPS from the coding sequence GTGAAAACAGGCATACATCCCGAATACAGCGAGGCGACCATCACCTGCGCGTGCGGCGAGATCATCCACACCCGCTCGACCCAGGCCGCTACCCGGATTGAGATTTGCTCAAAGTGCCATCCCTTCTTTACCGGCAAACAGAAGATTGTGGATACGGCCGGGCGCGTGGAGCGTTTTGAGAAGAAGTACGGAGAAGTCTCTGAGGAGCTTGACCGGCAGCGGGAGGAGGATCGCCAGGCCCGGATCGAAGCGGCGAAGGAACGAGCCCAGCTTCAGGGAGCCGAGCGGGAGGAGCGAAAGCAACGCCTCGCCGAACGGCAACGGCGCAAGGAGGAGCGGGCAGCCGTCATTAGGAGCTCCAAGGAAGAGGCGGCTCAAGCTGACACGGAGGCGGCCGAGCCACCGACAGCTGAAGGGCCTGCTCCCGACGAGGCCAAGGAAGAGGCGGCTCAAGCTGACACGGAAGCGGCCGAGCCACCGACAGCTGAAGGGCCTGCTCCCGACGAGGCCCAAGAAGGCAAGACCGAGGAGCCCTCGTGA
- the prfA gene encoding peptide chain release factor 1 gives MEEKLEGFVARYEELNAMLSRPEVINDQERYHQLMREHSELAKVVQTAQALKKLGEQVAETEELLAESTDEPEMEELAQVELASLKANRDELTRSLQQLLLPKDPNEGKDVIVEIRAGTGGEEAALFAAELFRMYSRYAEANGWRTEILHTSPTEMGGFKEVIGSVSGPDAYRRLQFESGTHRVQRVPVTEAGGRIHTSAVTVAILPEAEEVEVEIDPKDLRIDVFRSSGPGGQSVNTTDSAVRITHLPTGLIASCQDEKSQHKNRAKAIRVLRARLKDRLENEQLAAIREQRKLQVGTGDRSERIRTYNFPQNRVTDHRINLTLHKLDAVLSGDLDNLIEALLQAHQEEALATLAPSGESSVTH, from the coding sequence ATGGAAGAAAAGCTTGAAGGCTTCGTGGCCCGCTATGAGGAGCTCAACGCGATGTTGAGCCGGCCCGAGGTCATAAACGATCAGGAGCGCTACCATCAGCTTATGCGCGAACACAGCGAGCTGGCCAAGGTGGTCCAGACGGCCCAGGCGTTGAAGAAGCTAGGCGAGCAGGTGGCTGAGACCGAGGAGTTGTTGGCCGAGAGCACCGATGAGCCTGAGATGGAGGAGCTGGCGCAGGTAGAGCTCGCCTCGCTCAAAGCGAATCGGGATGAGTTGACCCGATCCCTGCAGCAGCTTCTGCTGCCGAAAGACCCCAACGAGGGCAAGGACGTCATCGTGGAGATCCGGGCTGGCACAGGTGGTGAAGAAGCCGCTCTATTCGCCGCTGAGCTCTTCCGCATGTATAGTCGCTACGCCGAGGCGAACGGATGGCGTACCGAGATTCTCCATACGAGTCCCACCGAGATGGGTGGGTTCAAGGAAGTCATCGGGTCGGTGAGCGGGCCCGATGCATACAGGAGGCTCCAGTTCGAAAGCGGCACCCACCGGGTCCAGCGGGTTCCGGTGACCGAGGCGGGTGGACGAATTCACACCTCTGCGGTCACGGTGGCCATTCTACCTGAAGCCGAGGAGGTGGAGGTCGAGATCGACCCCAAAGACCTTCGCATCGACGTTTTCCGCTCCTCGGGCCCCGGCGGCCAGAGCGTCAACACCACCGACTCGGCGGTCCGCATCACCCACCTCCCCACGGGGCTTATCGCTTCGTGTCAGGACGAAAAGAGCCAGCACAAAAACAGGGCCAAGGCGATCCGCGTCTTGCGGGCCCGTCTGAAGGACCGTCTCGAGAACGAGCAGCTTGCGGCAATACGGGAGCAACGGAAACTCCAGGTCGGCACGGGTGACCGGAGTGAGCGGATACGGACGTACAATTTCCCTCAGAACCGCGTCACCGATCACCGCATAAATCTCACCTTGCACAAACTCGATGCCGTGCTGTCCGGCGACCTGGACAATCTGATCGAAGCCCTGCTCCAGGCACACCAGGAGGAGGCCTTAGCAACCCTTGCTCCATCGGGCGAGTCGTCAGTGACCCACTAG
- the hisC gene encoding histidinol-phosphate transaminase has product MDPSRLIKPSVRAMEAYEAPVYPCRVKLDAAEGPYPPPPPLAERLAALARSLPYHRYPAADAAELKKALATWYRTGPETMVVGNGSDELIQLLCTVFGGAGTKVLLPDPTFAMYGIIARTLEMEPVEVALEKDWSLDGEAMVEALADEAVRLVFLASPNNPTGNRFDEETIRAIVEAERALVVIDEAYGEFAASSLTGLVERSPHVAVLRSCSKMGLAGLRLGTLIASPPVVAAVEKVRLPYNVNSFTQAAVRLALEHREALEEQIEAVRADRASLFKALEAQPGVTPYPSEANFVLFRVDEVGAETVHERLLEAGVLVRFFGGPGRLGKCLRVTVGRPEENEAFVTALGAAIKAES; this is encoded by the coding sequence ATGGACCCAAGCCGACTCATCAAGCCGAGCGTTAGGGCAATGGAGGCCTACGAGGCCCCAGTCTACCCCTGCCGGGTAAAGCTCGATGCCGCCGAAGGCCCCTACCCGCCTCCGCCGCCCTTGGCCGAGCGGCTGGCCGCGCTGGCCCGGAGCCTCCCTTACCATCGCTATCCGGCGGCCGACGCGGCGGAGTTGAAGAAGGCCCTTGCGACCTGGTACCGCACAGGCCCGGAGACAATGGTCGTCGGCAACGGCTCGGATGAGCTCATCCAGCTTCTCTGCACCGTCTTTGGGGGCGCGGGCACAAAGGTCCTCCTGCCCGACCCGACATTCGCCATGTACGGCATTATTGCACGGACTCTGGAGATGGAGCCGGTTGAGGTGGCTCTCGAGAAGGACTGGTCTCTCGACGGGGAAGCTATGGTCGAGGCCCTGGCCGACGAGGCGGTCCGTCTCGTCTTCCTGGCCTCGCCGAACAACCCCACGGGCAACCGCTTCGACGAGGAGACGATCAGGGCCATCGTCGAGGCAGAGCGGGCCCTCGTCGTGATTGACGAGGCGTACGGCGAGTTCGCCGCCTCGAGCCTAACGGGTTTAGTCGAGCGGAGCCCGCACGTGGCCGTCCTTCGGTCGTGTTCTAAGATGGGCTTGGCGGGCCTTCGCCTGGGCACCCTCATCGCAAGCCCTCCGGTGGTGGCGGCGGTGGAGAAGGTGCGATTGCCCTACAATGTCAACAGCTTCACACAGGCTGCGGTCCGGCTGGCGCTGGAACACCGTGAAGCCCTGGAGGAGCAAATCGAGGCCGTACGGGCCGATCGGGCCAGCCTCTTCAAAGCCCTCGAGGCCCAGCCGGGGGTCACTCCATATCCTTCGGAGGCCAACTTCGTGCTATTTAGGGTGGACGAGGTTGGGGCCGAGACCGTCCACGAGCGGCTCCTTGAGGCCGGGGTTCTGGTGCGCTTCTTCGGTGGGCCGGGCCGGCTGGGTAAGTGCTTGCGAGTAACCGTTGGTAGACCCGAGGAAAATGAGGCCTTCGTGACGGCCCTGGGCGCCGCGATTAAGGCCGAATCGTGA